The Lolium perenne isolate Kyuss_39 chromosome 6, Kyuss_2.0, whole genome shotgun sequence genome segment TGTATTAGTAACCTCCAATCCAAGAAAGAAATGCAGTTTACCTAGATCTTTGACATCGACTAAACACTCAAAGCAGAAACCAGATGATCACCATGAGAGACTGAAGAATTGATAAGAATAATATCATCACCGTAGATCagaagatacatagtaacctcaGAATGTTGTAGAAGAAATAGAGATGTATCAGCTGTAGATGGTGAAAACCCATGTGCACGAAGAGCAGAAGCAAACCATGCATGCATGTCAAGTGTGAGGAGCCTACTTAAGACCATAAAGAGCCTTGACCAGTCGAGACAGATGATGAGGACCAGGAGGATCAACAAAACCATGGCCTAACATATATACACCTCTTGTTCAAGAATTGCATGAAGAAAGGCATTCTGAACATGCAGCTGGCGAAGAGGCACTACGGGAAAGCAGGACTTTGTAGTGCAACGATTTGCATGGCAAAGGCCCTTGTACACACGTCAAACCCTTTGTTGTGCGAGGCCGCACGGTAAAGGTTGCACGGCAGTGCCATCGACGCAACGATTTCTTTGACGTGCGTCTCGCTCGTTGCCGTGCGCCCAACGCGCTGCCGTGTGGGGATATTTGCCGTGCGCTGCGCAGCGGTGCCATGCGCACTGATGCTATCGTGCGTCGCTCGCTTTGCCGTGCGCTACGCCTTCACCGTGGGCCTGCCCTGTGCCGTGGAGCTGGCTTGCCGTGCGCCCAGACCCCAActtgcacggcaaagaaacctCCAGGCACTCCCACTGCGTGCCAGGAGCACAGGCTTGCGCCATGTGGCTCCTTTGCCAtatgtatgcacacggcaaagagacCAAATGTCCTTTGTCGTGTGGATACACACAGCAAAGTCACCTCAATTTttctgtttttgctgtttttcatTATTCCCTACATACAATTCAATATATATGTTATAATCCATAACAATAATATATGTAGCACTTCAACAACACATATGAAGTGCATAGAGTCGAGCGACGACATATAACAAGTGCATAGAATCCATACAAGTGCATATAGAGTCCACACAAGTCCATTACAACATAGAATCCATATGGTTCATAGAATCCAACGACGACAAGTGCATAGTCCAAAGGGCCTTGTCCATCATCTCATGGCATGCATCTCATGGCATCAACCTTGTCCTTCTCCATTGCTTCCCATGGCACCTTCTCCATTGCTTTGTTCTTCTCCTACAAGGTGAAAAGGAAAAGCATGACATGAGATGTATTTTCAACAAGTATTAGTATGGCATGGCTACATTTGCAAGTCTAATGGCATGAAAAGAAAAGTCATGATTTTTACAATTTCTACAAGTCTAATGGCATGGCTACATTTTCAACAAATGATGGCTAAAATTTGCATATTGACATGGAATTGAACATGGTAGCATGGAATGGCTAAATTTTCAAGTTGAAAGTTTACAAGTGGCATGACATGGCTAAAAATAAAGTTTGGGCACAAGTGTCATGGCATTCTACAACCTACAAGCGCGTTGAGCACAAGTGTAAAAGAGCTCACCTGGGATAAAGTTCCGGATGATATTCGTGTTGTTGACGGTGAAAGGTGTCACCGGGCTCTAAGTGGGCAAATAGTATGTGTATATACACATTgtcttaagtaacactaataaatagtcaacaaaaagtaaaactaattgaaAAATAgatataagtattagatgaaataaaatagaaaggaaaaaacaaagaaaaatgtCATATGGCGCAGGGCAAATGGAAGAACACATGACAAAGGCGGCGTTGCCATGCGCCCCAGCtgtgcgcacggcaaagggtgAGGCACGGCAATGCCCACCGCCGTtgcaatctttgccgtgcgctatcTTGGTCCATTGTCGTGCAGGTTCTTTGCCGTGCTCTGTCTTCCGCCATGTCGTGAatcgtttctttgccgtgcgcttgtgTCTATCTTTGCCGTGGCCctgttctttgccgtgcgttttcctctgtacgcacggcaaagaaatctttgtcGTGCGGGAACGCACGTCAAAGATTggctgcacggcagcgcctgTTTTTCCCGTAGTGAGGCCAACCTTAAGTAAAGTAACATCTAACGAGAGCAGAAGTCGAATGGATGTAGAATTAAAAACATAACTCAAAGTGTCATCATAGCTAAAGCCATAACGTTGCTTAAAGCCTTTAGCAATCAATCGTGGCTTGTATCTCTGAATGGATAGCTGCGACACCCAATCTGGATGTGGCCTTCGTATATTTATATAGGTGTACACAACGTGTATAACTAAAAATTACAAGGGTATACACATGAGCTATCGAATAGCTGGACAGTATAGCGTCGGTGTCCCCCAGGCGTGATCCGGTGTTGTTGCCAGATGGCGTATGGCGCGCGACTCAAGATGCTCTAAATTTTCATGTTCCCAATTCAAGCTAATAAATTCATGTTTAATAAGAACTTCCACTGTTCCACATCTGTACAAACTGGTTACAGTCACAAATTCCCCCATAAAATATGCACAGCCGAGCACACATCGATTCTGAATGGTTACCTTCCCATTCCCAAGTCCCAACTAGCTAGTAGCTACTCACGCCTAAATCACAATGAGACCTAACTAGAAGCCTAAAAACCCAAGAGAAAGGTAAACGAGAAGTTAGCCAATAAGCTCATGCAGTGGCTACTATCCCTGAACACACTTTTCTCCTGGCTTTTGTCGAGAGTGCGCCCGCCACTAACTAGGCCAGGAGCGACGCCAGGGCCCCGCCGCTGCAGGGCCCCTTGAGGAGCGCGCCAATGGCGCCAGGGCGAGCGCCGCAGCGGCCGCACGGCTCTCCGCGCGGCAGCTCGGCGGCGACGAGCACGCGCCGGCACGAGGGGCAGGAGGAGTGGGAGCGCAGCCAGGCGTCGACGCAGGGCGCGTGGAAGCCGTGGCCGCACTGCGGCAGCACGCGCATCAGCTGCCCGTCCTCGAACTCGGCGAGGCAGATGGCGCACTCGTCCGCCTCGGCCCCGGCGCGGCCTTCGGGGACGGCGTAGGCGACGGTTGGGAGGGCGCGCAGCACCTCTTTCTTGACGCCCCTGTTCGCGCCGGGAGGGGAGGACGGCGCCGCGGCGCGCGCCCAGCGGCGAGAGCACGCGCACCGCGCTACGAGGGCGAGGCCGAGGACGCAGACCAGCGCGCAGAGCAGGCCGGCGAGGATGAGGACCAGGTCCGAGCTGAGCGAGTCCGGTTGCTgcgtggccgccgccgcctcgagGAGGAGCCTTCTTGCCGCCATGGCTGGAAGTGGAAGTCTGGAACTAGGACGAAGGAGATCGCGAGCAGCGTGCTTCTGAGATGCGCAGAGAAGAGGCTGCTGCCGGGTCGTCGAGCTTGGGAGAGGTGTGGAAGTGTGTGAGCTAGGAGGGGTGGTTCACCTGCTTATATAGAGCTCCCGCGTGGTGCTGAACTGCTGATACGCGCGCGACTTTTGGTTGGTCTTTGGAAACTCTGAAGAATAGGCACGGGGTCACGGTAGGTCGTCAGTGGAGTGGCTGTTTGGGAAGTTGGAGCTTGAAAGTGGATCCTCCATTGGGATCGAAATTACGAATAGTTCTTCACCGTTGCATCACGCACGCACGCCTTGGAAATTAGAATGGGTAGCCGCAGTGCTCTCTTTCAGCACATGTCTTTACCAAAAGTATCTATTTGTGACTTTTATTTAACGGTGTAACTGATTCTGAATTTAGTTGAAACGCATGTGACAACTCATGGCTAGCATGAATCACGAAATAAATCTAACGATTCAGAGCATTTTTCTTATTTGTATCTCcacttgcaactgaaaaaaaATCATAGTTGCAACCCTATTTGTGACCGAAAAAAATCAGTTGTACCCAACTTGTAACTCATATGCACGAATCACGATGCAATCGAACGATGTAGGACTTGACTCAGCATGATGCAAAACTGAATTAATAAACATTTCAAGGTCAACAGGGTCAGGGCATCTAGGAATTTAGGAGAACAAAGCTCGTGCTCCAGTAAACTACTGCAATGTTGGGTTGCAACTGATATTCTTTTTAGTTGTAAGTGGGATTGCAACTAAAAAAATT includes the following:
- the LOC127306633 gene encoding RING-H2 finger protein ATL80 — encoded protein: MAARRLLLEAAAATQQPDSLSSDLVLILAGLLCALVCVLGLALVARCACSRRWARAAAPSSPPGANRGVKKEVLRALPTVAYAVPEGRAGAEADECAICLAEFEDGQLMRVLPQCGHGFHAPCVDAWLRSHSSCPSCRRVLVAAELPRGEPCGRCGARPGAIGALLKGPCSGGALASLLA